TATTAATGAAGATTTCAACTGACTCTTCAGCCCAAAGCACAtacattaaaattaaattaaattaattttatgatCTATACTCATCTAAGTATAACTTCCAGTCTAACAAACTTACCAGATTGTCGATGACTCTGACTCTCAAATATTCTTGTCTAAACATCGTGTCCAACATTGCCTGCAAGTATCCTTCGATATATAACTGCAAAAGTCCCAAGAACCAATTGGTGACTAATCTACACATATTAAACAGAGAAAGAATCCTAAGATGGTGGCATAGAAGCAAAAGCTCCTCTCTAGGTTTGTTCTAACAAGAAGGCCTCATGCTGCTCGAATTTGGTGATATAATGCTCacaactcaaacaagaaaacaaGTTCAAGAATTTACTCACTTCAATTCTACACTGTATTTAATAAGACAATATACTCACTGCTCCACCAGATTGAATCTGATTAAACATGAGGTTTACGAAAAAAGTTTGAAATAAAGTAAACAGCAGAACTTATACCAGTCATCTCTCTTTAAATTTGGCCTAGTGCCATATGCTCATTTTTATTGTACTTAGCTATGGTGGTTGTGGACAAGATTGAAAGGCACCAATGAGGCAATGACCAACTGGGCTACTAATGCAAGCTATTACTGCCATTCTGGTGTTAGCCACACATGTGAAGTCCTAAGACCTGTACCCCAGAACATACTAAAGTAGGCAGACTGAAAGCTTTCATTATTATTGGAATTAATAAAACAGGAGGCTATCGCAATAAAATGCCAGCCAAAACTCAATACAAGAGTTGAGAGGGATATGATACAGAACTTACCTCATCAACAGCAGGACTGCGGTCAAGCTTAATCTTTCTATCTGGGCCACCTTCCATCAAAGCAGTTCCCAATAATGATGGCTCCATAGCCAATTTCAGTACTCCATGGTGAAAGCCGGTAACCTAGAAAATACAATGGTTCCAGAAGTCATTTCTTATTTTAAGATCATCTAATACGTATCATGTGAATCTTGAGCTTGTAATTAAGATGAAACCTACCACTCCATCAAAACCACTTGCTTCTGCTCCTTTTAAAACAGAGTCTGATATTTCAGTGACTGCAGCAAACAGTACATTCGACCCTGCCGTCCTCAACTGCAAAGCCAACCATCAATTCAATAGTTTTGGCCTTTTGGGTATGTATATGAGTTCACACTCATCATATATAATGTAAGAATATAACACTTACAGATTTTCCTAGGTCACCAAAGTACCGTTTCGTCCCCAAAAATCCTTTACCCTCGATACATTTACTAATTAATTTGAAGGTACCTGGCCGAAAcagaaaaaatcagaaaatagaGATCATTCAAGTCGGCCGACTGAAACATAACTACTTGAAAAACCTAAGAAATAATATGAAACAGAAGTattagctttttttttttaagaagggGAAGTGAAAGTTTTCTAGACACCTGAATTGCAACAGGAGCCAACATACACGGTCAAATAACAATTTATAACTGGACAGTAGTACTAAAATTTGTATAAGTTGCACTTAATTTGATCTTAGATAGACCtcatagaaaataattatctgAATGAAACTCGGTACTTCAAAACTTTTGAGCAGATGACACCTACATATATCATATAAATACATTCCCTCTAGGTGCAAAGGATTCGGCACGTCAAGTTACAGATCAAGAAAGTTAGAATTCTTTATGAAAATAATTTGTACACTTTCTTGTTTGCATTATTTGCatgtgtataaatattaaaccaAAAGAAATTCCTCATCCCTGTTATTGAGGAAatgaaatttgatgaaatttaattCCACGTGCTTATCAGTTACAccaatctcaattttgaaaccAAACAGGACAGAGAAAAAAATACAAGAGAAACAGCAACATAATTATGTATTAATATCATAGAGCACCAAGATTCTTAAATAATTGGTTGTAAACATCTGTTGTCTCTAATGTAAATACCAACCACAACCATTGACAATCATGAAAGTAGTACGAAAGAGAAATTAAAAACAACCATCATTCTATTGGTGACATGGCAGCATAGTTATAGTATTGTAGCATACTAGCATAGTATTGGCATTGCCATAATTGACCATCATAGATTTAATGACACTTACATACGAGATAGGAAAAAGGacgaaaagaaagagaagaatcaAGATTGACAGTGTGGATGACATACCTAAAGTCAAACCTGGAAGGGTCATTAATGCACGAGAAGGATCAAAGAACACATCAAGAGACGATGAAGCCAAGTCATCAAAAATCGACACAAAATCTGGTGGAAGCAATGGGCTTCCCTTTGCAATATATATAGCCCTCATAGCATACCTAAACAGTAAAAAATTTGCTCAGTAATGACCCAAAAGATGCTAATAATACATAAATCACATAGGAAGACAACATTTTTGAAGGTTTACCATGAATAATGTTGTGCGCATTTGATAAGTAATTCACGCATTGTTATAAGAGCATGAGTGACCATAACACCATTGAGCTCTACAACCTTATTTTTTATCGCAGGGACCTGAAGAGATACatatataggaaaaaaaaagtgaaggaCATCAGGATAATCCAGAAAAGACTGATAAAACATGCAAGTGGCAGAAAGGAAAAGTTTCGGTAATTTGTTTGTTACACCTTAACTACACTGTGCAGCAAGGACCTTAGAGCCTCCTCGGCTGAGCTATAACTTGAATATGACTCGCCAGGAAGAAAGTTTGCAATAATCTACAAGGGCAGACAATCTAggtcaattcctctagattaTAACAAAGCATAACCTTTCTATAAGCATAATAAGGAAAGCAGAATATGATATGGAATATAATAAATAGCATCTGACCTTAATCGGATGGATCTCAAAATGATCAAAATAATACTGGCTACTCTTCGCCTCACTAAGAGATGTCCTCCAAAATGGGGCAATTTTCATTAATGTCTCCTCATCAAAATTTAAATCCATTGGCTGCAGAACACCGAGTAAAACTCAGAGTTGCTACGGACATAGCAGTAGTGGATGTAGTACTAGGATGTTTATATGGCATATTTTATCACAACATAAAAAGATAGAATATCCAAAATCTCtagaaaataaagaataaaCAGAATTAGAATAAGGACTGAAACTATGGTAATGATTTACCTGCAGAGCGATAGACGAGTACTTAACTTGTACAACATTGGAACTGGTTGACAGCAAGACGATGGCAATCTTGAGTACATTATCATTTAAATCATTGAAGTCTGATTGATGTCTACGAAGCATTGCTGCAAAAGGAGCACCCACCCACTTGTGCTCCAAATTCAAGGACTGTGTCAATCCACGAAGACATGAAGATGAATTAGGGAAAAAAAAGTTGCTGAAAAGCATTGTATTAAACCTCAACTAAAAGAAACTACTAGAACATGACACGTAACAATCACGGACTTTCGGAAAGGCAACATGCATATAAATACTACCTGTACACTGATCTGGTTAAACTTTTGCTCATATGCAAAGACAGATTCAAAGTTAATATTCCCAATTCTTGCAGCTAAGAATGGTGCATAATCTGGCAGCTCCATATCTTCTCCATCCTTCAGAATCATAACATTGGAAAGATCCAATAATTAAACCAACCTTTAAATCAAGATGTATGGGTGCCAACACCCAGAATTATGATGTAAAATTTGAAAGGCAAGATTGGTTGCTATTGCTGTAGATAGATACACTGGAATGTAATGAAAGGAAACTTGAATAGCATAAAGTGATATGGAACTAAACTTTTTACCAACTATGATCTTGCTGGAAACAAATGTTCATATTGCAGCTAATtcatgaaaacaaaaacacagtCAGAagccatttttcttcttttatttatcTTCCTTAGTTTCTATTTCAGGATTTCTTTGATTACTGGGTTAAATAAGAGAACCACATCTCGAAGGACAAGTCAGCAACTTAACTTCAAAACTATATACATAAACAATTTTTACAATTAGATCTAATTGGTTTGAATTGGATCAAATCACTGACCATGAGATCCAAAATTTGAACAGGGAAACAACTCAGCAATGGAGAAGAGACTTTCTGAATCACTGAGCATGAGATCTACTCaaatatttgagattgataCTAGCTAAAGGATCCATGCAAAAGGTTGCATAATATCACAGGTAATGGAGGAACTTGCCTGCTTTTCATGTTCAAGTAGATGAATTGTGAACTGATTAACTCTTAGTTGAATCTTCTCACATGACCGAAACAATTTATCCCCCTTATGGCTGGCAGAAATTTCACAAAATCTTAAAACCCGGGTAGAACCGTCTGCATATACTTCAAACCCCACCCTCATCATGTCCATGCCATTAAACTCACAAGAGTCACCCTTCTTGCCCCCTGAGTCTTTTCCCAATGATAAATGAGTGGTCAATCCGCTCCATTGTCTGGTTTTGTAAAAAGGCTTCCATGCTCTCACCTTATCCGAGTTAATTTCACGTAATACAAGACTATCTACAAGAAACAACAATTACACTACCCATCAAATTATTAACAACCTACAAAATTTAGGAGCTAATAAGATCATAAGTTATGGTACCCATGTTACAAGGGTACTCAAAACATTGTGTTTACATGACCGGTTTGTACATGGGTATACATGGGTATCAAAGTGGTGCTAAAGTTAAGCACAAATGTGCGCATACATTTTTCCAGAAACAATCATATCATAGGATGAGAAGACAAAATCCTTAATACTAAGATGTGGAAAAATTCAGCGAAAAGCTCGATCGTATCCATGATGAGTATAGCATAAAGTGTCAAACAACACCAGCACAAGTACTTTGatgataaattttaaatagctTCTAATGAGTATCAAGAGTTTGGTGAGTACCATTGATCCTGACGATCAACTTATGTGGAAGAGTCAaatcatcccaaacataatcaGTGCAACTTTCCGATCCAATAATCTCTGGCTCTGAAGAATCCTGTTAGGTTTCAAGTAAACAACGAAAAAGGAAAATTAACACAATATTTACAACTTGTATCCATTAATAGTTGAGATATTATATGTATAACAATAGCAGAACCTTCTGGTAGTAAGTTATTGACACATCTGGCAAGCAATTCTCAATTCGGTATGGGAGACTGACATTTGGAGGTTTATGGAAGTGTAAACCCAGAGTAGAGCCTTCTTCAACAAGATGAACAGACGCGAATTCTGTAACATTGCTTTCTAGTGCTGTCACTTGGTCCAATTTCTGCCTTTTGAACTTGAGGAAAAATCTTCCTAGAGAAGCAATGCATACTGGCCCCGACCAACCTAATTTAGATTCATTCAATCGAAACTGGAGATATATTGGTGAATCATCATTAGCTTTTCTGTGCTTTTTCATAACACGCTCAAACAAACTGACAtctctctttttgtttatCCCAGTCCACAGCTGCATAGGCACCCTCTGTTTACTGTTTACAGGGATCATACCAACAGTGTCATCCTGTCCGGATAAACATGAAAGAAGAAACTCAGAACACAGCAGAGAGAAAAGTATAAAAACGAATGGGTAAGGAAACAAGCTAATAGAAGCTacataattcaaaagaaaaacagaaggAACCACCAAGATATGTTGCAAAAAAACCTGCAAATAACATTGACGAACAATGATGTTTTCTCCTGATTCGTTAATCACAACATGTCTTGGGACCATAGTTACTGTTTGTGATGGTACAACCACTTTACCCAACGGTGGTCCTGTTGAAACCCCTAGCTTTGTAATAGATCTGATTCCAGATCTTTCCTCTGTTTCCAAGCTTATCTCCGCAAGTCCTGATAAAGCATCCAAGTCGATATGCGTCTCAGATGCATTATCTTTCAGCAACTTGAGACGCATTTTGCTGGATCTGCCAATGAAGGTACATAAGATGTCCATAATGCCGCATGATAATAGGGATATACCAATTAAAATCACTCAATAAACAAAAGTTTGTTAACAATAAAGTATGTTACTTTAAGAACCATGATCTGGTTGACTTTGGAGGCAAATATAATCCAAATTCTGAAGGAATGCTGGACCCAAAGTTCTCTGCTTCATCCCTACACACATGAAATGGCTATTAAGCAGGCAGTGCAAATAAGTGCTAATAAATGCTGACTATATCAGAAAGAGGGACTACCTAGAAAGGGGCCTCTTATTAGGCACAAAGAAACAAAGGCCAAATTTTGTATCATTTTTCAGGGAGTATGATGTGAAAATAGCAGCCTGCAGATGCAACATAGATTAAACTTAAGCATTTAACAGTATAAAACCAACTTAAGTAGGGATATATCTGTAGAACTTCAAACTGAAATGACCAACATGTGCTTGATTGTTATTGACTAAAGAATATTGAGGATATTGTAGAAAGCCAATAGCCATAGCATAACAACCTCTAATGTGCCTCTGCTCCCTCGAGACAATCTTAGAGAAGCAGAATACTTTCCACCAAAATCCAGATCAATATCCACATATGGCACATCACTTTTCCGCTTCAGTAACTTTTTGACCCAATCACTACTGTTCACTGGTTTGCAGCTTGATTCATAACCAGTCAGAGTAATAGTGAAGAAAATAATGGAAGGGTTGGCATAAAATTCAACCATGGAACCACATGATATGGTTGATTGATTCTTATCATTGTCAGACACAGTAGTAGGAAGACCATCTGCACTAATTCAAAAGTATAATTTAGAATCTACAAACTAAGATATTTGATGGTGATCTCAGAAGGTTCCATACTGGCATTTCATTACCTGATTCACTTAAAAAGACATGTATATCCGTATGCAGTAAATTGGAAACACACACTGTAGGAAGGAGATAAATTTCCTTCTGCTCCTGTAACGCAACTGGTGATTTGCTATTTTCATGGAGATTAACAGACCTATGAGGTTGTACAATAGGAACATTTCTCCTTGTTGTCTGAATCAGAAAATGCATGTCGTCAGTATTTGCACCTTCCGATATAAGAGTACAGTGGGTAGTGCTGAAGGAAGATTTCGCAGATTCAGTAAACAAAGCCTTCCGCACTTTGTAGCTTAATTGATCAAAAATTCCAGAGAGACAAACTGCCTTTCCACCTTTAAGATCATCTGACCATTCTGCTGAAATTGTTTTCTTAGAATTCATTAAGCCATCTGGAATTTCAGGTCTAAAAGAGAATAAGAAATTGCCTGCAAATGATTCACCAACCATGCAGAGTTTCAGAAAATAGCAAAAATAAGTAGGAAGACGAACGAAAGCAGAAGATTACATCTATTAGCCAGAcagcactgccttgccttcaATATGTTAGCATGCTAATAAAAAGGATGAGAATATTCAAAAACCCGAAAATTCAAGCATGGTAATAACAGCAATCATTATGAGGCATGAAAttcttcaaaaagaaaaaaatagatattggcaatttgatttaattaaaacaaatgaaTACCAAGACTTAAGGACCTCAGGGCCTTCTTTTCTTCACCAGGCAAATTAATAGCATCAAACATGGCCATGGATTCATCATATGTATCACCAGCATTCAGCACCACTGAAGCAAACACACCTTCCTTCTGCTGGGATCGTCGAAATCGTAGCTTTATTGACAACCCAGTTTCATTGTGTATTCTTATGAGAGGAGATATAAGAATTGACAAACCATCCTACAAACAGGAGGAACATGATAAACTGTATGGGGGCAATCCATACGACCAAAGAGACAGAAGTAATAATATTCAGAGGAGACAAAAGATGTAAGTACCTCAGATTTTCTTGAAACATCAACTATAACAGATGGTCCAGGATAAGTTTGTGAATCTGtttgaaattgaaacacaaAGTGGACATGTCAATGCAAACATGAGTAAATAATTCAATGCtgaaatcatcatcaacaaccagaaaacaagaataaaaaaaattagctgGAATGCACTTAAGAATTCAAGTTCTTCAAGTACGAGGTTGTCACCAACTTGAGCCCATCTCATCCAGTAAGTTTGATCATAAATTAATCCTCAGCTGTATTGGCTCTTCCCATATATCTTGCTACTTTAGCACTAAGCACTTATCTCAATGGTTTAGGCTGGTTTCTCAaagaacatgaaatcaaaatactgaaaaaagaaaatatgctGTATAGTGGAAACACAGCACACCTTTAAGTGACAGTATTTGTGTTCTCCAAGCAAATGCTTGAGCTTCTAGACGAGAGACTTCAATTGGAGATGTCATCAAAGAAGATTCAGGACCAGAAAGTCGGACTGAGACAACTGACGCCATCTCTGGAAGTTGCTTTTCTGGATCCGAGCACCTTACAGTAAATATATCAGTAAGGCTTGATCATTTTCTTTCGAGCACAACACAAAGTGATTATCAAATGTACAAGAAAACCCAAAAAGGACATGAAGAACTAATTTAAAAATTCCAGCCAATAACACATGTAAAACCCAATACAAGTCCTCAGTGCCTGGTCAAGAAGACTGCACTAATAGATACGTCTTTAAAGTCAAAGAAGCCATAGAGAAGTAATCAGAAAATTAAATTGCTATCTAATCTTTATTTCCCTAGCTGCCCATCGCCAGATGATATAAGCCTTTCCTCCAATGAGAATTCTATTTGcattttatatctaatttattAGAGATTGAAAACTTTTTCATTAATGTAGAGCCTgtataaatattttatgatCAGAAATTGAAAAATACAGCTCTTATTTGTCATATAGGCATACTAATTCAGTACAACGGTGAGCTACCTTAAAATAATGGACGTAGACTGCCTTCTGGAAACTTTCACACTTTCCTTATCATACTGACAAAGAATATTTAATCCTGACTGGTTCTCCACCTGCCatttgtaaaaaaattatcataaaAACCAGAACCGGGAGTTTATAAGTAAAATATATTACAAAGAAAGAGATAGGATGAAACCACCAAGAACGGAAGCAGTGAAACAGAGAAAActaagaaagaaagaattcTCCATAACTAGGTAGTACATACTGTTCATActgttttaattataagttttacAACCCCTAAAACAAGGTCACATTAACTTATAAAGTCTGTGTTCTAGGCAAGAGTACCTAACGACTAAGCTCTCAGACAATTTGATATGACAGAGTAGCAAACCTTGCAACAATTGGCCCAAATCTTAGTACTTCTCACTGAGAAAGGACCGGCTAAATTTAGTTTCCCAATGGTAAAGAGAAGTATGTCCAATGAAAGCTCTGATAGGGACATATTTAACTGCAAGAACAAGAAATTCCAGTTGTTATGACAAGGATATATAAAGCGgaccaaacaaaaagaaaagacatatgagtagtaaaaaaaaaaggtttttcttttcagttcATTTTAGTCCTAATTAAATGACAAATAACTGTTTTTtccaagaaaatcaaatggttATTGCTAGCATAGCATCATTCATAAAATCACAATCACAATCTTAACCTCTTTAGTTCTGCAATGGATATGAACTGGTACTCCATGCGAAACAGCTTCCGAATTCTGAATTTGGACGCTTGAACGATAAAATAGGCATGTTTCAACTGGGTGTATAAGTTCTCTCCTACAATCAAACAAAATAGTCAAAATGTACCAAAAGCTAGCTAGATAAGGACTGAATTTGTCAAAAGCCACGATGATGAAAAAATAGAACCTGTACAACTTTTACAGCATATATACCATTTGTTCTTTTGAGCATCAAAGTAATATGCCACTGCTGTTAAGGAGCTTATGACCCTAGATTTAGAAGGGAGAATTTGGATAGTAAGTTTGGATTGTTCGGTCCGGTCACTGCGACCACCAAGGATAGATATGTCTTTTGAATCTTCTAGTTCAAGTTTTGACTGTCCAGTTCCACCAATGCATAAACGAAGAAGAGGCACATCTTTTGTATCTACAAGTTCATGGATAATGGTCAAGGAAATTGTGTCAAATGTAACACCGATGCAAGGAAGCTTTCCACTCCCAGAAGTTATCCCTTCATCAATCGGTGGGTTTTGTCGCAGACTAGCCACAGATGTGTCTCCAGGGTAACTATTTATCTTTATACCATGAGCTATAGGAATATTTTGGAACACCTTCAACTTCATCGGATTTCCAGGCTTTCTAACAAATTCTGGAATCCCATCTACAATAGCAACAGCAGAGTCATTCTTCTTGTTCACAAGGTAAAAGGTCCTTTTCACCAATTGATTGTAGGGCTCCCAGTCAATGTCACCCTCATAACTTTCAGGCTCACATGAAACCGCTGTCCAAAGTGCCCCTGCATTGTCATTTGCACTAGAGATATCAACAAAATCAGATCCTCGACTGTAACTCAAGCGCAATGGTTCCCCCGAAGCATTCTTGGCATGCAATGATATCAATGAGAACCATAAAGCTGATGATGTCCACCCCCTTTGATTGCTATACTTGATCTACACATGTTTCAGCAAAGATTGCAACACAATGAGCAAAAAGGGGAAGAAGAAGCAGTTACTAAAAAGAAGACTGAAGCTGAGTAGTCAAttgcataatcacattattattatatattattatttatcatCTGAATTCTGAATattcctctcttttttctgttaaggttaattttttattttttttatttcagttAAGGTTAATCTTCATTGATACTTTTTCTCATCTTACTCAACGCCTCACCTTGCaacataataataataataataattataattataattattattattattattattattattattaaactCACTACCCCTTCCAGTCATGAAGGGAACACTAATGCCACTGGACCAAATTGTCTTGGCCAGTCTCTAGAGAGTTGGTCCGAAAGGTTTCAAATAAGATGGAAACTAGATTGTAAAATCTGGAGATGTGGAGTAACAAGTAACAATGTACCATACCATGAAAAGAGCACTTTCTCCCATAAGAGAATAATGAGCTGCACCCGTTAGACTGTACTTATTGTCTTTACCTTCAACTGTAAAATACATATGTTGATGGACATCCTGAATTGCCACTATTGCACCTGTACAGATATATTATTTGTTAGCTCAAATCCACTCAATTCTGCAACAAGACGAGTTTAGCCGTATACCATTAGGAACCATTGTCTCTAAACTATTTTTGAATTTCTCATCACTCGACCAGTGCCTTCTATCTGGTTCACTGAGAATCTCCTCAGCAAATACCCCAGAGAAGGATGAAATCATAAACAAAAGCATCTGATGCAAAAACGCAAAGCAAAATCAATGACTCATTTTTGACAATATGAGACAATCAAATAGCACATAACACACTGATTCGAATTTCAAAAGTGTCCAGAGAAACATATGCTTGTTCACCTGTATTTGAGATAGAGATATTGTAACATCGAAACGTGAAATAGTTCCACCTCCAACCCAAACTTCATTTAAAGGCTTCTCAACTGATATGAAGACAGTTCCGTCCTCCTGTCTTGATACGCTCTCACCAGAGGCTAGTTCTTGACCCGTCAGGATATATTTTTGATGACTTAATTGAAATGCCTCATGCAGAGAACTATGTTcagagagtttttcttgtgaGCAAGGACCTCTTGAACTACTTGCATTATTAACAGGATGAATCTCATCCATGTGCTGAGAACCTGTAGACACTCCTGATGCAACATGAGATGGAGGAACTTTTGATGGGGCAAAAGGAACATGAGAactttggatttggtttcccaGATTTTCTACAAGGACCTGAGAAAGGATTGATACGCGAGAAAgcttaaatgtaaattttcttCGCATGTTTTCCAACTCAACTTTCAAATGGGCATCAATCTCAAACACGAGTTCCTGTACAGCACCTGCAAAGTGAAAAGCTCTTTACTTATTAATATAGTGAGTGTGCatctttatttaaaaaaaaaaggttaaaaAATAGTGAGTGTGCATCTGAAACTGCTGTGGAAAAAAGTTGCATACCATGCTCCTCCTGAATCACAAGAGCACAAGAAAAGCGAGAAATATCTAAGATAAAAGCTTCCTTCTGGCCCCCATTGACCTGTGGAGATGTACAAGGAATCTCTTGCATACAGTTCTTATCAGAGTGACTATCTGGTCTAGTCATATTTACACCAGTATCAGCTTCTTTGATGCGCTTACCTTCTTCAACATGCTTATCAGATGATTCTTTGATGCGCGTCTCTTCTTCAATGTGCTTATCAGATGATTGTATGCCGGACAAAATATTT
This genomic interval from Argentina anserina chromosome 1, drPotAnse1.1, whole genome shotgun sequence contains the following:
- the LOC126782087 gene encoding LOW QUALITY PROTEIN: uncharacterized protein LOC126782087 (The sequence of the model RefSeq protein was modified relative to this genomic sequence to represent the inferred CDS: substituted 1 base at 1 genomic stop codon), whose product is MFPSGAIRRRLAAALRPWLREEPELELSLGIINSHAVARKLRFDAAALNRLGDESDRFSCVEVSVEQCSLRFSNWLAPAFSVEFHGVRVVLSTREVKKERSGTSTVADDMKKKKKTKLSEIDPQGSDVHAFLEKLMATLEAPKSNFKTSLLNVLLTHCQLQVHDVSVQVQVPMLNDSFVCSLDIEDINVDPQYVDHACFLRGLFGTVFVPVKEISYAIVGSGCEVGFKRDGQLKRVLLLTELCTGIKLNDFQPAGINLRVPEMHFSFSPDDVSLYLAFTEASSQESHCARDGRQLWKLAASRIGTMTLAPRWSLQKSAAVVCFWLRYVNAYEYLLMLFGYYDDQLLKRSAIRIYEDKMLLSSVKNQWKVISDIEKELPAEAIAQAWRVARNRAASNVQCPQYSSQKSFMTTIFNFLLIFLPLLTCTWRFLSQVVFFVMHPFVFRKILANDPKSADLDIVSEGPCTQFCFSVMLRRVQITLSHRNEIQLLVNERLKSHLGITYSDALSFRLSVDALLLKYAEDICEESLLISCGQLKVRSSSLMEAPVKKSNSKLSFSSMEAHWKESNDNWKNILWGEPAEIFPLLETYETDSADNEEGSCFSFLKDMWLDWRSECDKFGKSEIQYSXTPFLLCEYKNYLRYPDLKTSDSGFWKFFFILGKLNLVLGYSSVVSLSLLFRQIQLCWADANGQSSGVPLSPRTSENKSEISLVSKYKFYATSLEIALLEMLPKKHVQLGAFIAGPHVLMSLGKNFISGNKETNHVCIQDDLQLAVDVHQIEAAVWPTSKFDFVSFAGPSAYDDVELECLRMDQPLVIDISKSNNGKYQAQGGKSLGSYIRVDGLDVCLVSAAGKQQRQVLVSKPMTLQLLYSREYVHSFSTNVIAFSAALFGKTEGFTILSYMDEFDILFQVLANLSSAVSYSFRHLASISVHRRVFAKQQWLNAESEKEEITTRELPLNYSSILFSTNGTFKIKSIDIIVHGSRKSDSVRSCRVTSDASSSKQFSEHDLPDFGIWISVDHTSIDMSCKDGKLILVSNISEIQLSSFKYNNGRGKGTDQTVLGDLLLQPLDRKYQLSLSSCVLNLSLILSKNCPSIRSVSNTLGTNSVGATEHPETNSGNSDLQTYSFIQKSELASNIQPPDSNHWLLVNLALGKIYMGRCSGKNVVNEAHQLNKLLSSVSVGGEFQRISCEIQGGFLFLETTALAILLLCYSSYLYCFSNILSGIQSSDKHIEEETRIKESSDKHVEEGKRIKEADTGVNMTRPDSHSDKNCMQEIPCTSPQVNGGQKEAFILDISRFSCALVIQEEHGAVQELVFEIDAHLKVELENMRRKFTFKLSRVSILSQVLVENLGNQIQSSHVPFAPSKVPPSHVASGVSTGSQHMDEIHPVNNASSSRGPCSQEKLSEHSSLHEAFQLSHQKYILTGQELASGESVSRQEDGTVFISVEKPLNEVWVGGGTISRFDVTISLSQIQMLLFMISSFSGVFAEEILSEPDRRHWSSDEKFKNSLETMVPNGAIVAIQDVHQHMYFTVEGKDNKYSLTGAAHYSLMGESALFMIKYSNQRGWTSSALWFSLISLHAKNASGEPLRLSYSRGSDFVDISSANDNAGALWTAVSCEPESYEGDIDWEPYNQLVKRTFYLVNKKNDSAVAIVDGIPEFVRKPGNPMKLKVFQNIPIAHGIKINSYPGDTSVASLRQNPPIDEGITSGSGKLPCIGVTFDTISLTIIHELVDTKDVPLLRLCIGGTGQSKLELEDSKDISILGGRSDRTEQSKLTIQILPSKSRVISSLTAVAYYFDAQKNKWRELIHPVETCLFYRSSVQIQNSEAVSHGVPVHIHCRTKELNMSLSELSLDILLFTIGKLNLAGPFSVRSTKIWANCCKVENQSGLNILCQYDKESVKVSRRQSTSIILRCSDPEKQLPEMASVVSVRLSGPESSLMTSPIEVSRLEAQAFAWRTQILSLKDSQTYPGPSVIVDVSRKSEDGLSILISPLIRIHNETGLSIKLRFRRSQQKEGVFASVVLNAGDTYDESMAMFDAINLPGEEKKALRSLSLGNFLFSFRPEIPDGLMNSKKTISAEWSDDLKGGKAVCLSGIFDQLSYKVRKALFTESAKSSFSTTHCTLISEGANTDDMHFLIQTTRRNVPIVQPHRSVNLHENSKSPVALQEQKEIYLLPTVCVSNLLHTDIHVFLSESDGLPTTVSDNDKNQSTISCGSMVEFYANPSIIFFTITLTGYESSCKPVNSSDWVKKLLKRKSDVPYVDIDLDFGGKYSASLRLSRGSRGTLEAAIFTSYSLKNDTKFGLCFFVPNKRPLSRDEAENFGSSIPSEFGLYLPPKSTRSWFLKSSKMRLKLLKDNASETHIDLDALSGLAEISLETEERSGIRSITKLGVSTGPPLGKVVVPSQTVTMVPRHVVINESGENIIVRQCYLQDDTVGMIPVNSKQRVPMQLWTGINKKRDVSLFERVMKKHRKANDDSPIYLQFRLNESKLGWSGPVCIASLGRFFLKFKRQKLDQVTALESNVTEFASVHLVEEGSTLGLHFHKPPNVSLPYRIENCLPDVSITYYQKDSSEPEIIGSESCTDYVWDDLTLPHKLIVRINDSLVLREINSDKVRAWKPFYKTRQWSGLTTHLSLGKDSGGKKGDSCEFNGMDMMRVGFEVYADGSTRVLRFCEISASHKGDKLFRSCEKIQLRVNQFTIHLLEHEKQDGEDMELPDYAPFLAARIGNINFESVFAYEQKFNQISVQSLNLEHKWVGAPFAAMLRRHQSDFNDLNDNVLKIAIVLLSTSSNVVQVKYSSIALQPMDLNFDEETLMKIAPFWRTSLSEAKSSQYYFDHFEIHPIKIIANFLPGESYSSYSSAEEALRSLLHSVVKVPAIKNKVVELNGVMVTHALITMRELLIKCAQHYSWYAMRAIYIAKGSPLLPPDFVSIFDDLASSSLDVFFDPSRALMTLPGLTLGTFKLISKCIEGKGFLGTKRYFGDLGKSLRTAGSNVLFAAVTEISDSVLKGAEASGFDGVVTGFHHGVLKLAMEPSLLGTALMEGGPDRKIKLDRSPAVDELYIEGYLQAMLDTMFRQEYLRVRVIDNLVYLKNLPPNSSLIEEIMDRVKGFLVSKSLLKGDPSITSRPLGHLRGEREWRIGPTVLTLGEHLFVSFAIRMLRKQANNCIANIKWKPESNSGTSIVPASSSEEAVKGKFIWKWGSGIGKFVMSAVVAYIDGRLCRSIPNPVARRIVSGFLLTFLDSNNSND